The proteins below come from a single Athene noctua chromosome 6, bAthNoc1.hap1.1, whole genome shotgun sequence genomic window:
- the LOC141961808 gene encoding embryonic protein UVS.2-like — MKYFLLPTHLAFLYSFALSKPVQIATRNNYFGSEIAVYEGDILLRRGRRSAINCESCLWPKSQDGLVKVPVNISSDFSETERSWIADALQEISTLTCVQFVNRTTETDYVYVERGQSCWSYFGKIGGRQAVGLVKNGCMDKGAIQHEMNHALGFIHEQARSDRDRFVKIMWEHIVAGEQGNFGKMNSKNLGLPYDYSSVMHYGAYDFSSAPGKATIVPVPDPSIPIGQREGLSNLDVAKINKLYKCNCCSYVLPKSKGSFSSVNYPSPYPNNSSCLWLIRIRQSKIFLQFEAFDLQPSSGCSSDYIKIYNGNSKNSPVLLDKYCGKGPLPSLVASGSTMLVEFASDESITATGFRASYNRVNCGDTFTNSDGVITSPNYPNKYPNNRACFWVISSPVGYKISLKMLFFELENSDRCSYDYLLIHDGSRPTSPAVGPYCGTEKVADFTSTGNFVLVEFHSDIFWELPGFVMSYTFSR, encoded by the exons ATGAAGTACTTTCTTCTGCCAACTCATTTAGCATTTCTCTATAGCTTTGCACTAAGTAAACCTGTCCAG ataGCTACAAGAAACAATTACTTCG GTAGTGAAATAGCTGTGTATGAAGGAGACATCCTTTTGAGAAGAGGACGACGCAGTGCAATTAACTGTGAGAGTTGTTTATGGCCCAAGTCACAAGATGGACTAGTCAAGGTTCCAGTTAACATCTCTTCTGATTTCT CAGAGACAGAGAGGTCTTGGATTGCTGATGCTCTGCAAGAGATCTCCACACTGACCTGTGTGCAGTTTGTAAATCGTACTACAGAAACAGACTACGTGTACGTTGAACGTGGGCAGAG CTGCTGGTCTTACTTTGGAAAAATTGGAGGACGTCAAGCAGTAGGCCTGGTGAAAAATGGCTGCATGGATAAAGGAGCAATTCAGCATGAAATGAACCATGCATTGGGTTTCATCCATGAACAGGCACGGAGTGATCGGGACAGGTTTGTCAAGATAATGTGGGAACACATTGTGGCAG GGGAACAAGGGAACTTTGGAAAAATGAATTCCAAAAATCTGGGCCTTCCCTATGACTACTCTTCAGTAATGCACTATGGCGC GTATGATTTCTCCAGCGCTCCAGGGAAAGCAACTATTGTACCAGTTCCTGACCCCTCTATACCCATTGGGCAGAGAGAAGGTCTGAGTAACTTGGATGTAGCTAAAATCAACAAGCTCTACAAGTGCA ATTGCTGTAGCTATGTGTTGCCTAAATCCAAAGGCTCGTTCTCCTCTGTCAATTACCCATCCCCATACCCGAACAATAGCAGCTGCCTGTGGTTGATCCGCATCCGTCAAAGTAAG ATTTTCCTACAGTTTGAGGCTTTTGATCTCCAACCCTCCTCAGGCTGTTCTTCTGACTATATCAAAATTTACAATGGAAACAGCAAGAATTCTCCTGTCTTGCTGGACAAATACTGTGGGAAGGGGCCACTGCCCTCCTTAGTGGCATCTGGATCAACAATGCTGGTAGAGTTTGCAAGTGATGAAAGCATTACAGCCACAGGATTCAGAGCCTCCTACAACAGGG TGAATTGTGGAGACACTTTCACAAACTCAGATGGAGTCATCACCTCTCCAAACTACCCCAATAAATATCCCAATAACCGAGCATGCTTCTGGGTCATCAGTTCTCCAGTAGGATACAAG ATATCTCTCAAAATGTTATTCTTTGAGCTGGAAAATAGTGACAGATGCAGCTATGACTACTTGCTCATACATGATGGAAGCCGACCTACATCACCTGCAGTTGGCCCTTATTGTGGGACAGAGAAGGTTGCAGACTTTACTTCCACTGGGAACTTTGTGCTGGTTGAATTTCATAGTGATATATTTTGGGAGTTGCCCGGATTTGTGATGAGTTACACATTCAGTAGGTAG